In the Malus domestica chromosome 16, GDT2T_hap1 genome, one interval contains:
- the LOC103436145 gene encoding transcriptional regulator SUPERMAN-like: MEKKNLVSNSLKDHAGIVTRTIRSSKTTYEEEDYNIDGFSWPPRLYTCSFCKREFRSAQALGGHMNVHRRDRARLKGSPPRDGQYTSTILNLSLNKVPYPNPNFSSTSSPTSPSSLISPFSSTLPSLISPSAPPSPTFLVPSSENMKWVVGDTIFNHPRNLEGSDLGTKVKKSEKSFCEVGDRQRDGFIGEEEHGCIKTFKAADHPHHPILRLDLEIGLPGDSNKENLDLELRLGYS; the protein is encoded by the coding sequence ATGGAGAAAAAGAATTTGGTGAGCAACAGCTTGAAAGATCATGCTGGTATTGTCACCAGAACCATTAGGAGCAGCAAGACTACCTATGAAGAAGAAGATTACAATATTGATGGGTTTTCATGGCCCCCAAGGTTGTACACTTGTAGCTTCTGCAAGAGAGAATTTAGATCTGCTCAAGCTCTTGGTGGGCATATGAATGTTCACCGAAGAGACCGAGCCAGGCTCAAAGGCTCACCCCCAAGAGACGGTCAGTACACTAGCACTATTCTTAACCTTAGCCTCAACAAAGTGCCataccctaaccctaatttttCATCAACATCATCACCAACCTCACCATCCTCCTTGATTTCACCATTTAGTAGCACATTACCCTCTTTGATATCACCATCAGCTCCTCCTTCACCTACTTTTTTGGTGCCATCTAGCGAAAATATGAAATGGGTTGTGGGAGACACCATTTTTAATCACCCTCGAAACCTCGAAGGCTCGGATCTTGGCACTAAAGTTAAGAAGAGTGAAAAATCATTTTGTGAAGTAGGAGATCGTCAACGTGATGGTTTCATTGGGGAAGAAGAACATGGGTGCATAAAGACTTTCAAGGCAGCTGATCATCCTCATCATCCGATTCTTAGGTTGGACTTGGAGATTGGTCTGCCTGGTGACTCAAATAAGGAGAACTTAGATTTGGAACTTCGATTGGGATACTCCTAG